Within Novosphingobium resinovorum, the genomic segment CTTCCTGGTAGGCCTCTTCCTCGCCGCCGAGGTCGCGGCGGAAGCGGTCCTTGTCGAGCTTCTCGCCGGTGGTCATGTCCCACAGGCGGCAGCCGTCGGGGCTGATCTCGTCGGCGAGGATCACGCGGCTGAAGTCGCCGTCCCAGATGCGCCCGAATTCGAGCTTGAAGTCGACGAGGCGGATGTTGATCGCCGCGAACATGCCCGCCATGAAGTCGTTCACGCGGATCGCCATGGCGGCGATGTCCTGCATCTCGTCATGGTTGGCCCAGCCGAAGCAGGCGATATGTTCCTCGGCGATCAGCGGGTCGCCCAGCGCGTCGTCCTTGTAGTAGTACTCGATCAGCGTGTGCGGCAGCATCTCGCCCTCGGGGATGCCGAGGCGCTTGGAGATGGAACCGGCGGCCACGTTGCGCACCACGACCTCGATCGGGATGATCTCGACCTGGCGGACCAGCTGCTCGCGCATGTTGAGGCGGCGGATGAAGTGGTTGGGCACGCCGATGTGGTTCAGGCGCGTGAACACATACTCGCTGATGCGATTGTTGATGACGCCCTTGCCCTGGATAGTGCCCTTCTTCTGGGCATTGAACGCGGTCGCATCGTCCTTGAAGTACTGGATCAGCGTGCCGGGCTCGGGGCCTTCGTAAAGGATCTTGGCCTTGCCTTCGTAGATCTGGCGGCGACGGGACATGCGCTTGGGTCCTTGCAAAACGTGCGAAAGAGCAAGCCCCGGCGCTTCGGGAAGGCCGGGGCATTCGAGCGGGCATATAATGGAAGCCGGTGTAAAAGCAAACTGCCCGCGCGGCAGGGGCCTCCGGGGCGAAGATGAGCGAGGAATTGTGCGGATGAGCGTGACTATCCAGGTGCTGACGGGGGCGCAGATGCTGGCGGCCGTCGGCGATCTTGCGCGGCTGCGGATCGCGGTCTTCGCCGAATGGCCCTACCTCTACGACGGCGCGGAGGCTTACGAGGAAAGCTACCTGCGCGAATTTGCCGAGGCGACCGATGCCGTGCTGGTGGCGGCGCGCGATGGAGCCCGGGTCGTGGGTATGGCGACGGCCTCTCCCATGGCGGTGCAGAAGGCGGAGTTTCGCGGGCCTTTCGAGTCGCGCGGGCTGGACGTGGCGGGGCTGTTCTACTTCGGCGAATCCGTGCTGCTGCCGGAATATCGCGGGCAGGGGATCGGCCATGCCTTCTTCGACCATCGCGAGGCGCAGGCGCGGCGGTGCGGTGCGAAGGCGACGACGTTCGCGGCGGTTGTGCGGCCTCTCGATCATCCGGACCTTCCGGAGGGATACGTGCCGCTCGACGGGTTCTGGCGCAGGCGCGGGTATGTGCCGGTCGAGGGACTGGTCACCGAACTGGCGTGGAAGGACCACCGGGATGAGGGCGATCGTCCGAAGCCGATGCAGTACTGGATGCGGGAGCAGGGGTAGTGGCTTGCCGTCGGGCCCACCCCGTCCGGCTAGGTCCCTCGGACCAAGCCTCCCAGCCCTCCCGCAAGCGGGAGGGCTGAAACGGTTTTCCCCGGCCCGCTTGCGGGAGGGGCAGCGAGACTTAGGCCGCAGGCCTTAGTCGCAGCGGGGTGGGCCTATCGCGCCTTCAACTCTGCCACCAGCGCCCGTGCCGCTGCGCTGACCTGCTCCCACGTCGACTCGAACCCTTCCGGCCCGCCGTAGTACGGATCGGCCACGTCCTGCCCCTCCAGCCCCGGCACGTGGTCGAGCAGCAGCGACAGGCGCGCCTCGCCATCCGAGGGCGCGAGGCGGCGCAAGTCGGCGAGGTTGGAGGCGTCGAGCGCGACGATGCGGTCGAAACGGCGGAAGTCCTGCGCCTTTACCTGCCGCGCGCGGTAGGAGTGGATGTCGATGCCGTGGCGCGCGGCCTCGGCGCAGGAGCGCGGGTCCGGTCCCTTGCCGACATGCCATGACCCGGTGCCGGCCGAATCGGCGATCACCTCCAGCCCGGCACGCTCGGCCTCATGACGCAGCGCGGCTTCGGCGAGGGGGGAGCGGCAGATGTTGCCGAGGCAGACGAACAGGACGGACGGTACGTTTGACATGGTTCGGCGATAGCGCCCTGCCGTGCCTGCGTCACTCCGCGAGTTTCTGGGGGATAGGCGCCTTCGCGCTTTCGGCCAGCTGCAGCAGCATCGCCCGCACGTCGGCGACGACGAAGGGCTTGTTGAGCATCGGCCGGTCGGCATGTCCGCGCGGCAGATGCTCGCGGTCGTAGCCGCTGACGAAAGCGAAGGGCGTGTCGCGTGCGGCAAGGGCGTCGGCGACGGGGTCGATCTTCTCGCCGTTGAGATTGCCGTCGAGAAGCGCGAGGTCCGGCCCGGTTTCGCGGATCATGGCGAGGGCCTGATCGCACGACGTCGCAGGGCCGATGGCGATGCAGCCGCCGTCCTCGATCTCCATGATCAGTTCCATCGCGACCAGCGGCTCGTCCTCGACGACGAGGATGCGCATCGGCGGCAGGGAGGCGGGCGCGTTTGCGACGGGTGGTGGCGGGACGGGCTGCGGGGCGGGTTCGGCGACGCCCGCGCCTGCAACTAGGGGCAGCACCATCGACCAACGCACGCCTTCGGGCGCGAACTCGGAGACGATGCGCGCGCCGTCGGAAACCATGCTGTGCTCGATCAGGGTCGAGCCGAAGCCGCGCCGCTCAGGGGGAGAGACTGGCGGGCCGCCGTGTTCGCTCCATTCCATCGCCAGCACGTGGCTGGTGACGGTCCAGGCGAGGCGCACGGTGCCGACCGCATTGGAGAACGCCCCGTACTTGTGCGCATTGGTGGCGAGTTCGTGGAACACCAGCGAGAAGCGCAGCGCCAGTTCGGGTGGCAGGTCGGCGTCGGGGCCGTCGAGCAGCAGCCTATCCTCGCTGAGCGCACCGATGGCGACGTGGTCGGCGATGAGGCGGCGCAGGCTCGCGCTCTCCCACGTGGTCGCGCTGAGCATCGAGTGTGCGCGCGCCAGTGCCTGCAGGCGGCCGGTGAAGGCGTCCTGGAACTCCCGGTGCGAGCGGGCATGGCGGAACCCCTGCGAGGCGATCGCCTGCACCGTTGCCAGCGTGTTCTTCACCCGGTGGTTGAGTTCGCCGATGAGCAGGCGCTGGGTGTCCTCGGCGCGGCGGCGTTCGGTGATGTCGAGCATCTCGATCATCACGCTGCCCGGGCGCAGGCCAGTGCCCGCGAGCGAGGAACAGTACCATTCGCCTTCGCGCAGCACCCCGTCAGCGCGGCGGTAGCGGTGCTCCTGCATGGCGCGGCGGTCGCCGCCTTCGAGCAGTTCGCCCATGCCCTTGAGGAACGCCTCGCGCCCGCCGTTCGGCGGCAGGAACGGCGCTTCCGAAAGGGGCACGCCGAGCATGTCGGCTGCCGTGTAGCCCATCGTGCGTTCGGCGCCCTTGTACCAACCGACGATGCGCAGGCTGGAGTCGATCTCCAGCACCGCCATTGGCGAATTGTCGCCATGCGCGCGCAGACGGCCCAGCGCGGCGCCGAGTTCATCGCGCTGGAATGCGATCTCGCGGCGCTGGCGGGCCAGCTCGACGAACACCGTGACCTTCGAATTGAGTACGGTGATGTCGATGGGCTTGAGCAGGTAATCGACCGCGCCGGTCTCGAAGCCGCGGAACTTGCGCCGCTCGTCCGTGGCGACGGCGGTGAGGAAGATGATCGGCACGCCGCGCGTCCGCTCGGTCCCGCGCATGAGTTCGGCCAGTTCGAAGCCGTCCATCTCGGGCATCTGCACGTCGAGCAGGGCCAGCGCGAAGTCCTGCCTGAGCAGCAGTTCCAGCGCCTCGAACCCGGAGGATGCGGTGACGAGTTCGACGCCGGGTTGGTCGAGCGCGGCTTCCAGCGCGATCAGGTTCTCGCGGACGTCGTCCACCGCAAGGATGCGCAAGGGTTCATTCGGCAAAGGCGGCCTCCTGCACATGGTGCGTGGTGCGCCGCCAGATTTTCTCGGCCGGGGCGAAGTCTGAAAAGCACTCGGTCTCCGCCGAGAACGCGACGGTCTCCTTGGAGCCGAGGCCGAGGAAGCCGCCGGGCGGCAGCGACTGGGCGAAGAGGCCGAGCGCGCGGTCCTGCAGGGCGCGGTCGAAATAGATCAGCACGTTGCGGCTCGACACCAGCTGGACCTCGGAGAACACCGCGTCGCTGGCGAGATTGTGGTCGGCGAAGACCGCGCGGCGGCGCAGCGCCGGATCGAAGCGGGCGACGTTGCTGTTGGCGGTGTAGTAGTCCGAAAGCGAACCCTTGCCGCCCGCCTCGCGGTAATTGCGCGAGAAGCCGGCAATGCGCTCGATATCGAAGATGCCTGCCTCGGCCTTGGCCAGCGCGGGGCGGCTGATGTCGGTGCAATAGAACATCGTGCGATCCTCCAGCCCCGCCTCGCGGAACAGGATGGCGAGGGAGTAGAACTCCTCGCCGTTGGCGCAGCCCGCGATCCACACCTTGATCGTCGGCCATGTGGCGAGGTGGGGGATCACCGTCTCGCGGATCATTCGGAAATATTCGGGGTCGCGGAACATGTCGCTGACCTGGATGGTCAGGAAGCCGATCAGCACCGGCAGGCTGGCGGAATCGTGGAGGATCACGTCGAGCAGACCGGAGAGGTGCGCCACGCCGAAATGGGCTTGCGCGCGTTCGAGGCGGCGCAGCAGCGAGGCGCGCGAATAATCGCGGAAATCGTACTGGTAGCGCCGCCAGATGGCCTCGACGATGAGGTCCAGTTCGATGTCGTTCAGGCTGTCGCCGGAGCGGATGACCATCATCTCTCTCGCCCGATCATCGCGGCATCCATACGCGCACGAGGCTGAGCAGCTTGTCGATGTCGAGCGGCTTGGAGAGGTAGTCGTTGGCGCCCGCGTCGATGCATTCGCGGTGGTCGCGCTCCATGGCCTTGGCGGTGAGCGCGATGATCGGCAGGCGCGACCACTGCGGGTCCTTGCGGATCTCTTTCATGCAGGTCAGCCCGTCCATCTCGGGCATCATCACGTCCATCAGCACGAGATCGACCGGCGCCCCGTCGCTGTCGACGCTGCGGGCGAGTTCGTTCAGCGCCTCGATCCCGTTGCGGGCGATGCGTACCCCGACGCCGTGCGGCTCC encodes:
- the purC gene encoding phosphoribosylaminoimidazolesuccinocarboxamide synthase, giving the protein MSRRRQIYEGKAKILYEGPEPGTLIQYFKDDATAFNAQKKGTIQGKGVINNRISEYVFTRLNHIGVPNHFIRRLNMREQLVRQVEIIPIEVVVRNVAAGSISKRLGIPEGEMLPHTLIEYYYKDDALGDPLIAEEHIACFGWANHDEMQDIAAMAIRVNDFMAGMFAAINIRLVDFKLEFGRIWDGDFSRVILADEISPDGCRLWDMTTGEKLDKDRFRRDLGGEEEAYQEVARRLGLLQDDNGPSEVLDLTKHRKLRGK
- a CDS encoding GNAT family N-acetyltransferase, which codes for MSVTIQVLTGAQMLAAVGDLARLRIAVFAEWPYLYDGAEAYEESYLREFAEATDAVLVAARDGARVVGMATASPMAVQKAEFRGPFESRGLDVAGLFYFGESVLLPEYRGQGIGHAFFDHREAQARRCGAKATTFAAVVRPLDHPDLPEGYVPLDGFWRRRGYVPVEGLVTELAWKDHRDEGDRPKPMQYWMREQG
- a CDS encoding low molecular weight protein-tyrosine-phosphatase, which translates into the protein MSNVPSVLFVCLGNICRSPLAEAALRHEAERAGLEVIADSAGTGSWHVGKGPDPRSCAEAARHGIDIHSYRARQVKAQDFRRFDRIVALDASNLADLRRLAPSDGEARLSLLLDHVPGLEGQDVADPYYGGPEGFESTWEQVSAAARALVAELKAR
- a CDS encoding response regulator, with the protein product MPNEPLRILAVDDVRENLIALEAALDQPGVELVTASSGFEALELLLRQDFALALLDVQMPEMDGFELAELMRGTERTRGVPIIFLTAVATDERRKFRGFETGAVDYLLKPIDITVLNSKVTVFVELARQRREIAFQRDELGAALGRLRAHGDNSPMAVLEIDSSLRIVGWYKGAERTMGYTAADMLGVPLSEAPFLPPNGGREAFLKGMGELLEGGDRRAMQEHRYRRADGVLREGEWYCSSLAGTGLRPGSVMIEMLDITERRRAEDTQRLLIGELNHRVKNTLATVQAIASQGFRHARSHREFQDAFTGRLQALARAHSMLSATTWESASLRRLIADHVAIGALSEDRLLLDGPDADLPPELALRFSLVFHELATNAHKYGAFSNAVGTVRLAWTVTSHVLAMEWSEHGGPPVSPPERRGFGSTLIEHSMVSDGARIVSEFAPEGVRWSMVLPLVAGAGVAEPAPQPVPPPPVANAPASLPPMRILVVEDEPLVAMELIMEIEDGGCIAIGPATSCDQALAMIRETGPDLALLDGNLNGEKIDPVADALAARDTPFAFVSGYDREHLPRGHADRPMLNKPFVVADVRAMLLQLAESAKAPIPQKLAE
- a CDS encoding CheR family methyltransferase produces the protein MMVIRSGDSLNDIELDLIVEAIWRRYQYDFRDYSRASLLRRLERAQAHFGVAHLSGLLDVILHDSASLPVLIGFLTIQVSDMFRDPEYFRMIRETVIPHLATWPTIKVWIAGCANGEEFYSLAILFREAGLEDRTMFYCTDISRPALAKAEAGIFDIERIAGFSRNYREAGGKGSLSDYYTANSNVARFDPALRRRAVFADHNLASDAVFSEVQLVSSRNVLIYFDRALQDRALGLFAQSLPPGGFLGLGSKETVAFSAETECFSDFAPAEKIWRRTTHHVQEAAFAE